The following are encoded in a window of Salinibacter ruber DSM 13855 genomic DNA:
- a CDS encoding PfkB family carbohydrate kinase, with protein sequence MSILAVGTVAFDSIDTPFGSADRVLGGSASYLTLAARHFCEDVRLVGVVGGDFPDEYRRTLADGGVDLEGLEVEEDGETFFWHGEYHYDMNERDTLDTQLNVLASFEPDLPGSYLDSDIVCLGNLEPGIQRDVLDQVDDPEFVMADTMNYWIENTPDSLRTTLSQVDCFVINDAEARELADEPNLVRAASLIRDMGPETLIIKKGEHGALLFTDHSVFSAPAYPLDDIQDPTGAGDAFAGGLAGHLYQSGGLDPEALRRGVIYGSVMASFVVQRYGPDKLLDLTRTDITERARSFRELAAIPTLVPLDKQLA encoded by the coding sequence GTGAGCATCCTTGCCGTAGGGACTGTTGCCTTTGATTCCATCGATACTCCGTTCGGATCCGCTGACCGAGTGCTGGGGGGCAGTGCGTCCTACCTGACGCTCGCCGCCCGCCACTTTTGCGAAGACGTCCGCCTCGTGGGCGTCGTCGGGGGCGACTTTCCCGATGAGTACCGCCGGACGCTGGCCGATGGGGGGGTCGACCTTGAGGGCCTTGAGGTCGAGGAGGACGGCGAGACGTTCTTCTGGCACGGCGAGTACCACTACGACATGAACGAGCGGGACACGCTCGACACGCAGCTCAACGTCCTCGCTTCGTTCGAGCCGGACCTCCCGGGGAGCTACCTCGACAGCGACATCGTGTGCCTCGGCAACCTGGAGCCGGGCATCCAGCGCGATGTGCTGGACCAGGTGGACGATCCCGAATTCGTGATGGCCGACACGATGAACTACTGGATCGAGAACACCCCAGACAGCCTCCGGACGACCCTCTCGCAGGTCGACTGCTTCGTCATCAACGACGCCGAGGCCCGCGAGCTGGCGGATGAGCCCAACCTGGTCCGCGCGGCGTCCCTGATCCGCGACATGGGCCCCGAGACGCTCATCATCAAGAAGGGCGAGCACGGCGCGCTTCTGTTCACCGACCACTCCGTCTTCAGCGCGCCCGCCTACCCGCTGGACGACATTCAGGACCCTACGGGGGCCGGCGACGCGTTTGCGGGCGGACTTGCCGGGCACCTGTACCAGTCGGGCGGCCTCGACCCGGAGGCCCTCCGCCGCGGGGTGATCTACGGAAGCGTGATGGCATCCTTCGTCGTGCAGCGCTACGGCCCCGACAAGCTGCTCGACCTTACCCGGACCGACATCACCGAGCGGGCCCGCTCGTTCCGCGAGCTTGCCGCCATCCCCACGCTGGTGCCGCTCGACAAGCAACTGGCGTAG
- the folB gene encoding dihydroneopterin aldolase encodes MSESVPDTKPEASSSTDYTTTGTVRLVNAVFYGHHGVMEEEHRIGGRYEVDVSVGLDFEDAALHDDLDRTVNYEQVYEFVRQLVTENNFYLIEKLAYRIAHKVLDTYPDLEGVEVTVRKPDPPVGGTCDRAEATYTIDDPGT; translated from the coding sequence ATGTCTGAGTCTGTCCCCGACACCAAGCCCGAGGCGTCCTCCTCGACCGACTACACCACCACCGGGACGGTCCGTCTCGTCAACGCCGTCTTCTACGGCCACCACGGCGTCATGGAGGAGGAGCATCGCATCGGCGGCCGGTACGAGGTCGACGTGAGCGTGGGGCTTGATTTCGAGGACGCAGCCCTGCACGACGACCTAGACCGCACGGTCAACTACGAGCAGGTCTACGAGTTCGTCCGGCAGCTGGTGACGGAGAACAACTTCTACCTCATTGAAAAGCTGGCGTACCGCATCGCGCACAAGGTGCTGGATACCTATCCGGACCTGGAGGGGGTAGAGGTGACGGTCCGGAAGCCGGATCCCCCGGTCGGGGGGACGTGCGACCGGGCCGAGGCGACCTATACCATCGACGATCCCGGCACGTGA
- a CDS encoding type 1 glutamine amidotransferase — MVDSPLTSSSLRALLVQCRSAPRMEAQEQTCFLERTRLRPDQFQTVNVARGDDPTSVSLDEVDALLIGGAGKYSATQTYPWTDGLHDLIRRAVDRALPTLGSCWGHQVLARALGGQVVHDPDHSELGCGWVERTDAGAADPLFCQFSSRFQANMGHHDRVVELPPDSTELARNDQPHQAFRLNGAPVYGTQFHSELDAKRERERILVYREYYRSALPDAETVQRVLDTLADTTEVDNLLYDFLVTFVARPHPSVVPATLHPADRTGALGLASPDDRRRSSPRPA; from the coding sequence ATGGTGGACTCGCCCCTCACGTCGTCGTCCCTTCGCGCCCTGCTCGTCCAGTGCCGAAGCGCCCCCCGGATGGAAGCGCAGGAGCAGACCTGCTTCCTGGAGCGGACGCGCCTCCGTCCCGATCAGTTCCAGACCGTCAACGTCGCCCGCGGCGACGACCCCACCTCCGTCTCGCTCGACGAGGTCGACGCTCTGCTCATCGGCGGCGCCGGCAAGTACTCCGCCACCCAGACCTACCCCTGGACCGACGGGCTGCACGACCTCATTCGTCGCGCCGTCGACCGGGCGCTGCCCACGCTCGGCTCGTGCTGGGGGCACCAGGTGCTGGCCCGCGCGCTCGGGGGGCAGGTGGTGCACGACCCCGACCATTCCGAACTGGGCTGTGGGTGGGTGGAACGGACCGATGCGGGGGCCGCCGACCCCCTCTTCTGCCAGTTCTCGTCCCGCTTTCAGGCGAACATGGGCCACCACGACCGGGTGGTCGAGCTTCCCCCCGACAGCACAGAGCTCGCCCGCAACGACCAGCCCCACCAGGCCTTCCGCCTGAACGGCGCGCCGGTCTACGGCACGCAGTTTCACAGCGAGCTCGACGCGAAGCGGGAGCGGGAGCGCATCCTCGTGTACCGCGAGTACTACCGCTCGGCACTCCCCGACGCGGAAACCGTGCAGCGCGTGCTCGACACCCTGGCGGACACCACGGAGGTGGACAACCTGCTCTACGACTTTCTCGTGACCTTCGTGGCCCGTCCTCATCCGTCGGTCGTCCCCGCCACCCTTCATCCGGCGGACAGGACGGGGGCGCTCGGCCTTGCCTCCCCCGACGACCGGCGCCGGTCGTCCCCGCGTCCGGCATGA
- a CDS encoding Maf family protein, with translation MVRATRNFCAPLPFLSAHMPFLSAHMSGTGSTHPMNPLLQLSCPLLLASQSPRRRALLDRIDVPFEARVSPADETLAPSVAPAEAVRTLARRKARPVAADRPSALVLAADTVVAHDGEILNKPEDSSHARAMLRRLQDTSHAVYTGVSLVHAGSDRTATAVETTAVVLGPLSDAEIRAYVASGSPLDKAGGYGIQDHTAPFFVERIEGDYYNVVGLPLRRLYRTLRASFADLLEASSA, from the coding sequence GTGGTGAGAGCAACGCGTAACTTTTGCGCCCCCCTCCCGTTTCTCTCGGCGCATATGCCGTTTCTCTCGGCGCACATGTCCGGCACGGGCTCGACACATCCGATGAACCCACTTCTGCAACTTTCCTGCCCACTTCTTCTGGCCTCCCAGTCGCCGCGGCGGCGTGCCCTGCTCGACCGCATCGACGTTCCCTTCGAGGCGCGGGTGAGCCCCGCGGACGAGACGCTGGCGCCCTCGGTGGCGCCCGCTGAGGCGGTCCGCACCCTTGCGCGCCGAAAGGCCCGTCCGGTGGCGGCCGACCGGCCCTCGGCCCTCGTCCTGGCCGCCGACACGGTGGTCGCCCACGATGGGGAAATTCTCAATAAGCCCGAAGATTCCTCCCATGCTCGGGCCATGCTTCGCCGTCTCCAGGACACATCCCACGCCGTCTACACCGGCGTGTCCCTCGTGCATGCCGGGTCGGATCGGACGGCCACCGCCGTGGAGACGACCGCCGTGGTGCTCGGGCCCCTCTCGGACGCGGAGATTCGGGCCTACGTCGCCTCCGGGTCGCCGCTGGACAAGGCCGGGGGCTACGGGATTCAGGACCATACCGCCCCGTTCTTCGTCGAGCGGATCGAGGGCGATTACTACAACGTCGTGGGCCTCCCCCTCCGCCGGCTCTACCGCACGCTGCGCGCGTCTTTTGCCGACCTCCTGGAGGCGTCGTCCGCCTAG
- a CDS encoding ParA family protein → MTVLSVCNHKGGTGKTTTTIHVAAALGLSGWRTLVIDLDPQGFLTHTMGIEEPPSDQSVAAFFDADADPGRIPIQEAAGFDLIPSSSTLTRRMRDLNKPTDVLWVREALQRLDLEYDLLLFDTAAAVTVYSLNALVASQHVLIPVLPEYQSVVGGEQTYQTTQLVENKLNPRLNTRQFLFTQVDARKRIHKTYREYIREKYGEKVLDTIVRTSTSLAKTRDGATTVFDHDSSSRGALDYANATDELVARLQSASEDASSEEAPAAAAPNDLSAEAAPEVSEMLNS, encoded by the coding sequence ATGACCGTCCTGTCTGTCTGCAACCACAAGGGGGGCACCGGAAAAACCACCACGACCATCCATGTCGCGGCGGCGCTGGGATTGTCGGGCTGGCGGACGCTCGTCATCGACCTCGACCCGCAGGGCTTCCTCACGCACACGATGGGCATTGAGGAGCCCCCCTCCGACCAGTCGGTGGCGGCCTTCTTCGACGCCGACGCGGACCCGGGGCGCATTCCAATCCAGGAGGCCGCGGGGTTCGATCTGATCCCCTCCTCCAGTACCCTGACCCGCCGGATGCGGGATCTCAACAAACCGACCGATGTGCTCTGGGTGCGGGAGGCACTCCAGCGGCTCGACCTGGAATACGACCTTTTGCTCTTCGACACGGCCGCCGCCGTGACGGTCTACAGCCTCAACGCGCTCGTTGCGAGCCAGCACGTGCTGATCCCTGTCCTGCCGGAGTACCAGTCCGTGGTGGGGGGGGAGCAGACCTACCAGACCACGCAGCTCGTTGAGAACAAGCTCAATCCGCGCCTCAACACCCGGCAGTTCTTGTTTACGCAGGTCGACGCGCGCAAGCGCATACACAAAACCTACCGCGAGTACATTCGGGAAAAGTACGGGGAGAAGGTGCTGGACACCATCGTCCGCACTAGCACGTCGCTGGCAAAGACGCGGGACGGAGCGACCACGGTTTTCGACCACGACTCCAGTTCTCGCGGGGCGCTCGACTACGCCAACGCCACCGATGAACTGGTGGCGCGTCTGCAGTCGGCGTCCGAAGATGCGAGTTCGGAGGAGGCTCCGGCCGCTGCCGCCCCGAACGACCTCTCGGCGGAGGCCGCCCCGGAGGTCAGTGAGATGCTGAACTCGTGA
- a CDS encoding sodium-dependent transporter → MPDQDVELSRAQWGSRFGFLMAMLGAMVGAGNIWRFPYVTGENGGGAFLLAYFVLLLVLAIPGLIAEVAFGRYAGKGVIGAFREVASSRGMVGLGVVVLVVNVALMSYYAPVVGWTLYYAVHSLLFTFTSAGFAPEAFWEGFRASGVWSIGSHTAVMALVAAILYLGIRRGVERLVIYAVPGLVLALVAIMIRALTLPGAAEGLAFTFGIEWGKLGLGQTWITALGQVLFSTGLGWGIALTVGSYLPDYDDIPIGGGVFTVIGNSSIGILAAFAIFPIVFAFDLDPGSGASLTFVSLPQVFPQMAGGALWAILFFLGFFLAAFTSAILITEVSVTTLSEETRLTREQTVIGVCGVIWLLGLGSAYSPGVLNFLDFVFGNFGLPLSTLAIIGAIGWSMGHLGPEKLRVLEINRNAGLYVGSIWGPVVQYVIPLVMLLIVANYAWANFGTPEMIGGIAVFFGIPVLGYALMASLEGRRDPIARDETR, encoded by the coding sequence ATGCCCGACCAAGACGTTGAACTCTCGCGCGCCCAGTGGGGCTCGCGCTTCGGGTTTTTGATGGCGATGCTCGGGGCCATGGTGGGGGCCGGCAACATCTGGCGCTTCCCCTACGTGACCGGCGAGAACGGGGGCGGGGCCTTTCTCCTCGCGTACTTCGTGCTCCTGCTCGTGCTCGCCATTCCCGGCCTCATCGCCGAGGTCGCGTTCGGGCGCTACGCCGGCAAGGGCGTGATTGGGGCCTTCCGCGAGGTGGCCTCCTCGCGGGGGATGGTGGGACTGGGCGTGGTGGTGCTGGTCGTGAACGTCGCCCTGATGTCGTATTACGCCCCCGTCGTGGGATGGACGCTCTACTACGCCGTGCACTCGCTGCTCTTCACCTTCACGTCGGCGGGCTTCGCGCCGGAGGCGTTTTGGGAGGGCTTTCGCGCGAGCGGCGTTTGGTCCATCGGCAGCCACACGGCCGTGATGGCCCTGGTCGCGGCCATTCTGTACCTCGGCATCCGGCGGGGCGTGGAGCGGCTCGTGATCTACGCAGTGCCGGGGCTCGTGCTCGCTCTCGTCGCGATCATGATCCGCGCCCTCACGCTGCCCGGGGCCGCTGAGGGCCTCGCCTTCACGTTCGGCATCGAGTGGGGCAAGCTCGGGCTCGGCCAGACCTGGATCACCGCCCTCGGACAGGTTCTCTTCTCGACCGGCCTCGGGTGGGGCATTGCCCTCACCGTCGGCAGCTACCTGCCGGACTACGACGACATCCCAATCGGCGGGGGCGTATTCACCGTCATCGGGAACTCGAGCATCGGCATCCTGGCGGCCTTCGCCATTTTCCCGATCGTCTTCGCGTTCGACTTGGACCCGGGGTCGGGGGCGAGCCTCACGTTCGTGTCCCTGCCGCAGGTCTTCCCGCAGATGGCGGGGGGCGCGCTGTGGGCCATCCTGTTCTTCCTCGGCTTCTTTCTGGCCGCCTTCACCTCGGCCATCCTCATCACGGAGGTGAGCGTGACGACCCTCAGCGAAGAAACGCGCTTGACCCGGGAGCAGACGGTGATCGGCGTGTGCGGGGTCATCTGGCTTCTGGGGCTCGGGAGCGCGTACTCGCCGGGCGTGCTGAATTTCCTCGACTTCGTGTTTGGCAACTTCGGCCTGCCCCTCTCCACACTCGCCATCATCGGCGCCATCGGCTGGTCCATGGGGCACCTCGGCCCCGAGAAGCTCCGGGTGCTCGAGATCAACCGCAACGCCGGGCTGTACGTAGGCTCAATCTGGGGGCCGGTGGTGCAGTATGTGATTCCGCTCGTGATGCTTCTGATCGTCGCGAACTACGCCTGGGCGAATTTCGGCACGCCGGAGATGATTGGGGGCATCGCCGTCTTCTTCGGAATTCCCGTCCTCGGCTACGCGCTCATGGCGTCCCTGGAGGGCCGCCGCGACCCCATCGCGAGAGACGAGACCCGATAA
- a CDS encoding M20 metallopeptidase family protein, whose translation MLDAVKSDADDLYSEIVAFRRTLHRRPELSGEEHETARRVAERLTALGLDVRTGVHDTGVVGTLHGGRPGPTLLLRADMDALPIQEETGLDCASEHEGVMHACGHDLHTSSLLGTAMILARHRDEVHGQVRFCFQPHEERIPGGAKFMIDEGVLDETGDTPAPEAAFGQHVKPSLPPGTLGIRAGGFMASADEVFVTVEGEGGHAANPHEAVDPTYVASEIVGGLQSLISRRCPPGVPSVLTIGRLVADGATNVIPETARLEGTFRAMDEEWRFRAHALFRQLVHRTAEAHGATAEVEVREGYPALHNHETPTTLVQEAAREYVGPERTVEADRWFAGEDFAYFLRECPGTFYQLGVGSEHGLHTSRFNPDEEALRTGTGFMAYLAWRYGREHARD comes from the coding sequence ATGCTCGATGCCGTTAAGTCTGACGCCGACGACCTGTACTCGGAGATCGTCGCATTTCGCCGCACGTTGCACCGGCGGCCCGAGCTGTCGGGCGAGGAGCACGAGACCGCGCGGCGCGTGGCGGAGCGGCTGACGGCCCTCGGCCTCGATGTCCGCACAGGGGTGCACGACACGGGCGTGGTGGGCACCCTGCACGGGGGGCGGCCGGGGCCGACCCTGCTGCTGCGGGCGGACATGGACGCCCTCCCCATTCAGGAAGAGACGGGCCTCGACTGTGCCTCGGAGCACGAGGGGGTGATGCACGCGTGCGGGCACGACCTCCACACGTCCTCGCTGTTGGGCACGGCCATGATTCTGGCACGCCACCGCGACGAGGTGCACGGGCAGGTGCGATTCTGCTTCCAGCCCCACGAGGAGCGGATTCCCGGTGGGGCCAAGTTCATGATCGACGAGGGCGTGCTCGACGAAACGGGCGACACGCCGGCCCCCGAGGCCGCCTTTGGGCAGCACGTGAAGCCGAGCCTCCCCCCCGGGACCCTGGGCATCCGCGCCGGCGGCTTCATGGCCTCGGCCGACGAGGTGTTCGTGACGGTTGAGGGCGAGGGCGGACACGCGGCGAACCCGCACGAGGCGGTGGACCCGACCTACGTCGCCAGCGAAATCGTCGGCGGGCTTCAGTCGCTCATCAGCCGCCGGTGCCCGCCGGGCGTGCCGTCGGTGCTCACCATTGGGCGCCTGGTGGCGGACGGGGCTACGAACGTGATTCCCGAGACGGCCCGCCTGGAGGGCACCTTCCGGGCGATGGACGAGGAGTGGCGCTTCCGGGCGCACGCCCTCTTCCGTCAACTTGTGCACCGGACCGCCGAGGCGCACGGGGCGACGGCCGAGGTGGAGGTGCGCGAAGGATACCCGGCGCTCCACAACCACGAGACGCCGACGACGCTCGTGCAGGAGGCCGCCCGCGAATACGTGGGGCCGGAGCGGACCGTGGAGGCGGATCGGTGGTTCGCGGGCGAAGACTTTGCCTATTTCCTGCGCGAGTGTCCGGGCACCTTCTACCAACTCGGGGTGGGCAGCGAGCACGGCCTCCACACGTCCCGGTTCAACCCGGACGAGGAGGCACTCCGCACCGGCACGGGGTTTATGGCGTACCTGGCGTGGCGCTACGGCCGCGAGCACGCACGGGACTAG
- a CDS encoding alpha/beta hydrolase → MSAEPRLHTLRVARTARVATLGTPATAGSWWVVLHGYGQLAADFVSAFHPLVAPDRCVVAPEGLSRFYVDGMAQHEQVGASWMTREAREAEVSDYVDALDATVRHLADDTPPSLHVLGFSQGAVTASRWALWGDTAVDRLVLWGGAPAHDLDLAEHAASLRALDLTLVAGTEDPYVTDDRWAAIRRRLQAHDIPVTTRTFEGGHRIDPAPLRALVAPA, encoded by the coding sequence ATGTCCGCCGAACCCCGCCTCCACACGCTCCGGGTCGCCCGCACGGCCCGCGTGGCCACCCTCGGGACGCCCGCCACGGCCGGGTCCTGGTGGGTGGTGCTGCACGGCTACGGCCAGCTCGCCGCCGACTTCGTGTCGGCGTTCCACCCCCTCGTGGCCCCCGACCGCTGCGTCGTTGCGCCGGAGGGATTGTCCCGGTTTTACGTGGACGGGATGGCCCAGCATGAGCAGGTGGGCGCCTCCTGGATGACCCGTGAGGCACGCGAGGCCGAGGTGTCCGACTACGTCGACGCCCTCGACGCGACGGTCCGTCACCTTGCCGACGACACGCCCCCCTCCCTGCACGTGCTGGGCTTCTCGCAGGGGGCCGTCACCGCCAGCCGGTGGGCACTGTGGGGCGACACGGCCGTCGACCGGCTGGTGTTGTGGGGCGGGGCCCCGGCCCACGACCTCGACCTCGCCGAGCACGCCGCCTCCCTACGTGCCCTGGACCTGACCCTCGTGGCCGGGACGGAGGACCCATACGTGACCGACGACCGATGGGCCGCCATCCGGCGCCGCCTCCAGGCCCACGACATTCCCGTGACGACGCGTACCTTCGAGGGCGGGCACCGAATCGACCCGGCCCCGTTGCGGGCGCTAGTTGCGCCGGCCTGA